GCTGTAGTCCGCCACCAATGAGGAACCGTATTGAGTTGACTCGGCCTTGAAGAGGTCCGGGGACAAGTGTACCATGCAAAGCTGAACTGAGAGAACCAAAGAAAGGTCCTGCTGCACCAGCGGTACATAAGGCAACGAGCGCAAACTGATAACTCGGGAATAGGCCCAGTAAGGCGTTAAAAAGCCCGATGGCGGCTAGGCTGCACAACATAACTGTCCGTCGTCTTTTGATTTCACCCATCCACGAGATGACCAAAAGTCCTATTAATGTGCCACATGCTGAAGCAGTGGTGAGTGTACCCATAGCAGCGGCATCCCGATTTAACACTTCACGAACAAAAGGAATCATCATCGTCCAGATCGCTACAGAAGACATGTTGCTGATCGAAACCATTCCCATAATCGAAAGCATGGCCGGGAAACTACGATAAAAGGAGAAACCTTCATGGATATCTCTGAAATAAGCCTTAATTGAAAATGAGGACTTAGCTGCTACTGGCTTCTGCATTGTGGGCAGATAGAGCAACGTGGCAATGGCGGCGGTGTAACAAACGGCGTTGATGCCCAGCGTTGGCAACGCCCCAGCTACGGCAGTAAGAGCTCCGGCTAAAGCTGGGCCCAACAAAGCAGCTGCATTACGGCAGCCGTCGATTACCGCGAATGCACGCACCAATTTGTGTTTATCTGCTACTCCGGGAATAATTGCCATTGCGGTGGGCATGAATAGGGCAGAACATGCCCCGCTTAGTCCTGCGGCCAGGAAAAGATGCCATAATTGCAAGTGTCCTGCGAGTCCCAGACTCAGCGGTAATAAGAGAGCAAGCAACCTAACAGAAGCAAGCACTGCCATGAACCGCCCTCGGTGTAACCGATCGGCTAACGGCGAGCCGAGCAACCGAATGGCCACTTCTGGAATGCTAAAGCTTAGTGCCATCGCACCCATGGCCATCTTAGATGCAGTTATTTCATAGACAAGCCATTCCATAGCCAGAAGACCAAATACGTCACCAAATGAACTCAGAGTGACAGTCGCTAGTAAACCATAATAACTGCGCTTAAGCATGAGTGTTCCTCCGTGTGCGTAGGTTAAAGGGCATGATCATCATTCTTCAATATAAGCTGAAATCTGTTCCGAAAGCTTGTTGAGAGCTTCTAAACGCAAGCTGTAAGAGGTCGTTTTCTGGTTATAATGCACGATGACAAGCCCCGCTGCCCTTAATGAAATCAGGTGGTAGTGAACCGTACTTTTAGAAAGTTTAACCTCGCTAACGATCTCAGTGAATGTTAACTGCCTTCCAGCCAACAGGCGGAGGATATATAATCTGGTCTCGTCGGACAAAGCTCGCGTTAGACGCAACAACCGATGTTCAGGCCGACCCGTTGCTGGTGGGAGAATATCGGCAGAGTAACTTGTGAAAATCACTTCATCAAAGATGGCTGAGGTGACAAAGGGACGAGCATGATATTGAGGGATTAGAATCACTTGTTTGAGCAGAGGGGTGGGGTATAGACGCATACCTTCTGTTGCCTCCTCATAGACCTCTAAGTCATTGGTTCCGTTTAAACTGGACTGTCTGGTTTCAGCTTCTAAGGCGAGACCTTCGATAATCGCCGAATCAATTTGGCTGAAATAGTGGGTATCCCATTCACGCAGCGCTTCGGATGTCCGGCTGCGCAGTTCCGGGAGATTGGAGGGAACGGACAACTTCACATTAGCAGCGATGTCATATAGCTGGCCCGTGGTTAGGTCTTCAAGCCAATCCAAAAAACCACTCACTGAGCGTTCACCGGGACAACTCCAAATATAAGGTGCAAGGCTAAAATCATCTACAAGTTTCATCGTCTCCCGCATTTGTTGTAGTTTGGCAGGTGCGAACCGATCTTGTACTTCTCTGACCCATAGTTTTCCAGCATCCAGAGCATTATGATTCTGTTTACTCATGAAAACCGTCAGGCTGCTTACACATTCATAAATGGGCGCGAAATCAACTTCCACTTTGTAGTTCATAGCTCGAATTTCCCCCTTGTCTTTCTTGTTCTATATTTATAGAACAACTAGTTTGTTTTATTGTATACGAACAATTATGGGTTTGCAACAAAAATGTCCAATGATTTACTTATTCTCTTCAACGAAAAAAGACGTTCCCACGGGTGGCGAGCACCTGAAGAAGCGTCTTTATGATTTATATTGACAGCAAAATGAGCAGTCTGGTTTTAAAATAACTGAATAATACTTACCGATAGTGTATATTGAAAATTTAATCTTGGTTGAGTGCTGCTATCTGATCTTTCACATTTACATTACTTAATCCCCCGTGGTAACAAATGACAGATGTAATATCGAAATCTGCATATTTTCTCAACGAGAGCTTTGCTGCGTTCATATCCGGTGTAGTCGGGGCGTGAATTCCACCAAGTATACCTTCTACACTGTACATGGAATCCCCGGCAATGAGAGTTTTACTTTCCTTCAAATAAAGACTGATATGACCGGGTGTGTGTCCAGGCGTGTGAATAACGCGAATCCCACCGCAAAACGGCAGTTCCTGACCATCTATTAAAGTATGGTTTACTGTGCCCTTTGGCGGATTATCCAGGTGACCATCTTTTATCAGAGGCAGTTCCCCTTGGATGTACGGCTTATCCAATTCGTGTGCATATACATAAACAGCGTTGCCACGCGTCTGTAAAATCTCCGGTAGATTCCCTATATGATCGACATCCTGATGGGTCAAAATAACTGCATTTAATTGGTCTATTGAAACGCCAGCCTTCTCCATTGCCACACGCAAATCCTTAAATTGACCTGGAAAACCAGTGTCTATTAGAATAGTCATTTCTTGATCCTTTAAAAGAATAGGGTGTATCACATTCCCAGGATAGTCCAGATGGAGCATTTCGACTCCCTTTGAAATTTCCATAATATTAATCCTCCGTAGAAAGAAATTTATAAATAAAGTATCTCTTTGTAAACGAATCAAGTCATTAAAAAGATACGGGATAGAATTGGAAAAAAGATTATTGTTTTCTCGTGAACCAAACCAAGTATAGGATGATCTAATGAATAGAAGGAATGAAGGGAAGGGGGAGCATTGGTGGATTTATCAGAAAAAGCCGAACTTGCAAGGCAAGGAGATAAGGAAGCTTTTGTATTTTTAATACGTGCTGTTCAACAAAGCCTATTTGTTATAGGAAGATCAATCGTTAAAACGGATGAAGATTGTGCAGATGCGATACAGGAGACCATTGCTAAAGCTTTTTCTAATGTACATACACTGAAAGAGCCAACTTATTTTAAAACTTGGATCATTCGGATTTTAATCAATGAGTGTAATCGGATTATTAAGAAAAAAAAGCGAGTATCCCTTGTCCCTTATGATATGAGAAAGACATCTTATAAGGGGGATTTTGAACAAATTGAGCTGTTTGAGGTAATTGACGAATTGGATGAACAGCTTCAAACCATCGTGACACTTTTTTATATCGAGGACTTATCGGTCAAGGAAATATCTAGAGTGCTTGAAGTTTCTGAAGGAACAGTAAAGTCAAGGTTATTCAGGGCCAGACGACAATTATCAGAGCTCGTTCTAGAGGAAGGAGAGGGCAAATATGAAT
This window of the Paenibacillus marchantiae genome carries:
- a CDS encoding MFS transporter; translated protein: MLKRSYYGLLATVTLSSFGDVFGLLAMEWLVYEITASKMAMGAMALSFSIPEVAIRLLGSPLADRLHRGRFMAVLASVRLLALLLPLSLGLAGHLQLWHLFLAAGLSGACSALFMPTAMAIIPGVADKHKLVRAFAVIDGCRNAAALLGPALAGALTAVAGALPTLGINAVCYTAAIATLLYLPTMQKPVAAKSSFSIKAYFRDIHEGFSFYRSFPAMLSIMGMVSISNMSSVAIWTMMIPFVREVLNRDAAAMGTLTTASACGTLIGLLVISWMGEIKRRRTVMLCSLAAIGLFNALLGLFPSYQFALVALCTAGAAGPFFGSLSSALHGTLVPGPLQGRVNSIRFLIGGGLQPVGAFAGAAVAELYGLPFLFLSLGLLPLLCSVAAAFLPNLKNLDGDLSTLQNRTQFNSHNKVINTL
- a CDS encoding ArsR/SmtB family transcription factor yields the protein MNYKVEVDFAPIYECVSSLTVFMSKQNHNALDAGKLWVREVQDRFAPAKLQQMRETMKLVDDFSLAPYIWSCPGERSVSGFLDWLEDLTTGQLYDIAANVKLSVPSNLPELRSRTSEALREWDTHYFSQIDSAIIEGLALEAETRQSSLNGTNDLEVYEEATEGMRLYPTPLLKQVILIPQYHARPFVTSAIFDEVIFTSYSADILPPATGRPEHRLLRLTRALSDETRLYILRLLAGRQLTFTEIVSEVKLSKSTVHYHLISLRAAGLVIVHYNQKTTSYSLRLEALNKLSEQISAYIEE
- a CDS encoding MBL fold metallo-hydrolase, which codes for MEISKGVEMLHLDYPGNVIHPILLKDQEMTILIDTGFPGQFKDLRVAMEKAGVSIDQLNAVILTHQDVDHIGNLPEILQTRGNAVYVYAHELDKPYIQGELPLIKDGHLDNPPKGTVNHTLIDGQELPFCGGIRVIHTPGHTPGHISLYLKESKTLIAGDSMYSVEGILGGIHAPTTPDMNAAKLSLRKYADFDITSVICYHGGLSNVNVKDQIAALNQD
- a CDS encoding sigma-70 family RNA polymerase sigma factor, whose amino-acid sequence is MDLSEKAELARQGDKEAFVFLIRAVQQSLFVIGRSIVKTDEDCADAIQETIAKAFSNVHTLKEPTYFKTWIIRILINECNRIIKKKKRVSLVPYDMRKTSYKGDFEQIELFEVIDELDEQLQTIVTLFYIEDLSVKEISRVLEVSEGTVKSRLFRARRQLSELVLEEGEGKYEFS